One Maridesulfovibrio bastinii DSM 16055 genomic region harbors:
- a CDS encoding TetR/AcrR family transcriptional regulator, whose amino-acid sequence MKKYSEKEIRILESAGVMFAEKPYHKVLLSEVAKAASVGKGTLYLYFESKEDLYFAVLFREFVMLVNKMEQSVKREDIGSKEKMSCIVREMVRHLARKASNVNLVSRGLICPRDADWEEKKAELWGLIESVIISGINEGVFKDDKPELSAIYIPGMIRSVCIFKPGEISFDDLCKHVLGFVFKALGAA is encoded by the coding sequence ATGAAAAAATATTCTGAGAAAGAAATAAGAATACTTGAATCAGCAGGAGTTATGTTTGCTGAAAAGCCTTACCATAAAGTTCTTTTAAGCGAAGTCGCCAAAGCAGCTTCAGTGGGTAAGGGTACTTTGTACCTTTATTTTGAGAGCAAAGAGGATCTCTATTTTGCGGTCCTTTTTCGTGAATTTGTCATGCTCGTCAATAAAATGGAGCAGTCCGTCAAGCGTGAAGATATCGGCAGTAAAGAAAAAATGTCCTGTATTGTCAGAGAAATGGTCAGACACCTTGCCCGTAAAGCTTCCAATGTAAATCTCGTCAGCAGGGGGCTTATCTGTCCGCGTGATGCTGACTGGGAGGAAAAAAAGGCGGAATTGTGGGGACTGATTGAGTCCGTAATCATCAGCGGCATTAATGAAGGAGTATTTAAGGATGATAAGCCCGAGCTTTCAGCTATTTATATTCCCGGAATGATACGCTCAGTCTGCATTTTCAAGCCGGGAGAGATCAGCTTTGATGATCTTTGCAAGCATGTCTTAGGCTTTGTGTTTAAAGCACTTGGAGCAGCCTGA
- a CDS encoding UbiX family flavin prenyltransferase, whose product MSNPKKRIILAVTGASGTLYAVKLAETLQCIENVELHLIISNAAFEVMTLETSFKQSDLTDTADFIYSEDNIAAAPASGSWEHDGMVICPCSMASLSAVSSGLGNNLIHRSADVCLKERRKLILITRETPLSLIHINNMRTVTMAGGIIMPASPGFYHRPETIDDLAAHLCGRILEQLKLPHNLYKRWGQE is encoded by the coding sequence ATGTCGAACCCAAAAAAACGTATTATTCTGGCTGTCACCGGAGCAAGTGGAACTCTTTATGCTGTGAAACTTGCTGAAACCTTACAGTGTATAGAAAACGTTGAACTGCACCTGATCATATCCAATGCCGCATTTGAAGTGATGACTCTGGAAACATCTTTCAAACAGAGTGATTTGACCGATACAGCCGATTTCATATATTCTGAAGATAATATTGCGGCTGCACCGGCAAGCGGTTCATGGGAACACGACGGCATGGTGATCTGCCCCTGCTCGATGGCTTCTCTTTCAGCTGTATCCTCAGGACTGGGGAATAATCTGATCCACAGAAGCGCGGACGTATGCCTCAAAGAAAGAAGAAAACTTATTCTCATCACCCGCGAGACACCGCTAAGCCTGATACATATCAACAATATGCGCACTGTAACCATGGCCGGTGGAATAATAATGCCCGCATCTCCCGGGTTTTATCACCGTCCTGAAACTATTGATGATTTAGCCGCCCATCTTTGCGGCAGGATACTTGAACAATTAAAACTGCCCCACAATCTTTATAAACGCTGGGGTCAGGAATAA
- a CDS encoding metal-dependent hydrolase — MKHTFTWHGHSNFMVESGDKTIIIDPFFSGNPSADISYEEIEKADVILVTHDHGDHVGQALEIGIKTGASIVGIFDTLQRFSQKGMPNEQLVGMNIGGTVTVAGLKIKMVQAMHSAETGAPAGFIVTSEDGFCFYFAGDTGLFSSMELFAKFHDIDLALLPTGGWFTMDSKEAAYACALLKCKKVIPMHFSTFPILEQGTDSFKKYLEDYSPETEMLELSPGKSVTLEK; from the coding sequence ATGAAACATACCTTCACCTGGCACGGACACTCTAATTTCATGGTTGAATCGGGTGATAAAACAATTATCATCGATCCTTTTTTTTCAGGAAACCCAAGTGCCGATATCAGTTACGAAGAGATTGAAAAAGCAGATGTAATTCTGGTTACCCACGACCACGGTGATCACGTTGGACAGGCTCTTGAAATCGGAATTAAAACAGGAGCCTCCATAGTTGGTATTTTTGATACCCTCCAGAGATTCTCCCAGAAAGGAATGCCTAACGAACAACTGGTTGGCATGAATATAGGCGGCACTGTTACCGTTGCAGGTCTAAAAATAAAAATGGTTCAGGCTATGCACTCAGCCGAAACAGGAGCACCGGCTGGGTTTATTGTCACCTCGGAAGATGGTTTCTGCTTTTACTTTGCCGGTGATACGGGCCTTTTTTCGAGCATGGAGCTTTTTGCAAAATTCCATGATATTGATCTGGCTCTACTGCCTACTGGAGGCTGGTTTACTATGGATTCCAAAGAAGCCGCCTATGCGTGCGCTCTGCTTAAATGCAAAAAGGTAATTCCAATGCACTTCAGCACATTCCCCATACTGGAACAGGGCACTGACAGTTTCAAAAAATATCTTGAGGACTACTCTCCTGAAACCGAAATGCTTGAACTTTCACCAGGTAAGAGTGTGACACTTGAAAAATAA
- a CDS encoding 5-methyltetrahydropteroyltriglutamate--homocysteine S-methyltransferase, with amino-acid sequence MSNLFENATARDIPPFRADHVGSFLRPESVKVARADFQEGKINSRELKEIEDKAISELVARQIECGLSSVTDGEFRRSWWHLDFMEGLDGINKIVPEKGFVFHGMHTRAETVEVAGHIGFSNHPMIEHFKFLKSCAGSHTAKMTIPSPAMLHFVLAIRNVEFEVPDFYKSEDEFIDEIVQAYKDAVAAFYAAGCRYLQLDDTSWGALCSGEQREKLLERGINPDFLAKKYVEIVNRAIADRPADMRITMHICRGNYRSTWFSSGGYEPVAPFLFADGRLDGFFLEYDTERAGDFSPLRFIKDQQVVLGLISSKTGELEDEEAIKERIAEAAEVVPINQLCLSPQCGFSSTEEGNTLTEEDQWNKIRLVTKIAADIWK; translated from the coding sequence ATGAGCAATTTATTCGAAAATGCTACTGCAAGAGATATTCCCCCTTTTCGTGCTGATCATGTTGGCAGTTTTCTGCGTCCTGAATCTGTAAAAGTTGCCAGAGCTGATTTTCAGGAAGGAAAAATTAATTCCAGAGAATTGAAGGAAATTGAAGATAAAGCGATTTCAGAACTTGTTGCCAGACAGATTGAGTGCGGATTGTCGTCAGTAACTGATGGTGAATTTCGCCGCAGCTGGTGGCATCTTGATTTTATGGAAGGTTTGGATGGAATAAATAAAATAGTGCCTGAAAAAGGTTTTGTTTTTCATGGAATGCACACAAGAGCCGAAACCGTTGAAGTTGCAGGACATATTGGTTTCTCAAACCATCCGATGATTGAACATTTCAAATTCCTTAAAAGTTGCGCTGGTTCGCATACGGCAAAGATGACCATTCCTTCTCCTGCAATGCTGCATTTTGTTCTGGCTATCAGAAATGTAGAATTTGAAGTTCCTGATTTCTATAAGAGTGAAGATGAATTTATTGATGAAATTGTGCAGGCTTATAAAGATGCAGTAGCTGCGTTTTATGCAGCCGGATGCAGATACCTTCAGCTTGATGACACCAGCTGGGGCGCATTATGTTCAGGAGAGCAGCGCGAAAAACTTCTGGAACGCGGTATTAATCCCGATTTTCTGGCAAAGAAATATGTGGAAATAGTGAACAGAGCTATTGCTGACCGTCCTGCTGATATGCGCATTACCATGCACATCTGCCGTGGTAATTACAGATCCACATGGTTTTCAAGCGGTGGCTATGAACCTGTTGCTCCGTTTCTTTTTGCTGATGGCAGACTGGATGGATTTTTCCTTGAGTATGATACTGAAAGGGCCGGTGATTTTTCACCACTAAGATTTATAAAAGATCAGCAGGTTGTTCTGGGGCTCATATCGTCTAAAACAGGTGAGCTTGAAGATGAAGAAGCAATAAAAGAGAGAATTGCTGAAGCTGCTGAAGTTGTCCCCATCAATCAGTTGTGTTTGAGTCCGCAGTGCGGATTTTCTTCAACTGAGGAGGGTAATACCCTGACTGAAGAGGACCAGTGGAATAAAATACGCCTTGTGACTAAAATTGCTGCTGATATCTGGAAGTAA
- the uvrC gene encoding excinuclease ABC subunit UvrC → MEFEFKSADYTTSPGVYLMKDESGRIIYVGKALNLRKRLSSYFRSVDRHTPKTKVMVSKIRKIDILATSTEKEALLLESSLIKKHRPKYNIVLRDDKQYVLFRLDKKAEYPRLRITRKVVRDGSVYFGPYTSSYFARETWKILGKVFPLRKCSDTSFKNRSRPCLYHDMGQCLGPCVNFVPRADYMEHVKKVEQLLSGKASELVGSLEADMKNASENLEFEQAAKFRDQLKAIRRTIEKQSVVLNSFSDMDIIALAATDQGLGLGLLFIRQGRLLDNKSFFWPGLTMDDSEEVLSSFLSQFYSSTKFIPGKILIPFELDLASAMELLSERSKSQVSIRVPHSLEEKNLLEIARRNALLNASERKKESILEVLAAKLKLSEPPARIECIDASHLGGEGMRVGMVVYEEALPEKSQYRVYSFPELENSSDDYAALYNWVSRRIESGPPWPDLILIDGGLGQLNSVEKAFAEFWKEEEPAPALSSIAKGPTRKAGELDDRIFRPGRKNHLPLKPGSPELLYLQQIRDEAHRFVIGRQRKSRKKKTLNSELLSMPGIGPKTARLLWDNFNSVEDMKKASTEELSAIEGIGQKKAEQIYHAFQSL, encoded by the coding sequence ATGGAATTTGAATTCAAAAGTGCTGATTATACAACCTCACCCGGCGTATATTTAATGAAAGACGAGTCGGGTCGTATTATATATGTAGGTAAAGCTTTAAATTTAAGAAAAAGACTTTCGTCATATTTCAGATCCGTTGACCGCCATACACCTAAGACAAAGGTTATGGTTTCTAAAATCAGGAAAATAGACATACTTGCCACTTCTACGGAGAAAGAAGCTCTGCTGCTTGAATCCAGCCTGATAAAAAAGCATCGTCCGAAGTACAATATAGTTTTGCGGGATGATAAACAGTATGTTTTATTTCGTCTGGATAAAAAGGCTGAATATCCGAGGCTTAGGATCACCAGAAAAGTTGTCCGGGACGGTTCGGTATATTTCGGACCTTACACATCCAGTTATTTTGCAAGGGAAACATGGAAAATTCTGGGCAAGGTTTTTCCGCTTAGAAAATGCTCGGATACATCATTTAAAAACAGGTCCCGCCCGTGTTTGTATCATGACATGGGCCAGTGTCTGGGACCGTGTGTTAATTTTGTTCCCCGGGCGGATTACATGGAACATGTCAAAAAAGTGGAACAGCTTCTTTCCGGTAAAGCCTCGGAGCTTGTAGGTTCGCTGGAAGCGGATATGAAAAATGCTTCTGAAAATCTTGAATTTGAGCAGGCTGCAAAATTCAGAGATCAGCTAAAAGCTATTAGGCGGACAATTGAAAAACAGTCAGTTGTTCTTAACTCCTTTTCAGATATGGATATAATTGCTCTGGCTGCAACCGATCAGGGTCTCGGGCTCGGGCTGCTTTTTATAAGGCAGGGACGGCTCCTTGATAATAAAAGTTTCTTCTGGCCGGGGTTAACTATGGATGACAGTGAAGAAGTTCTCTCCAGCTTTTTAAGCCAGTTTTACTCTTCAACAAAATTCATACCCGGAAAAATTTTGATTCCGTTTGAGCTTGATCTTGCATCTGCAATGGAGCTTCTTTCTGAACGCAGCAAATCTCAGGTGAGTATCAGAGTACCTCATTCTCTTGAGGAAAAGAATCTGCTTGAAATTGCCCGCAGGAACGCTTTGTTAAATGCCTCAGAGCGTAAAAAAGAATCTATTCTCGAAGTTCTGGCTGCAAAATTGAAATTATCCGAGCCTCCAGCGCGAATTGAGTGCATTGATGCTTCCCATCTTGGCGGGGAAGGGATGCGGGTCGGCATGGTAGTCTATGAGGAGGCCCTGCCTGAAAAAAGCCAATACCGTGTTTATTCGTTTCCAGAGCTTGAAAACTCCAGCGATGATTATGCCGCTCTTTATAACTGGGTTTCCCGCAGGATAGAATCCGGCCCTCCGTGGCCAGACCTTATACTTATAGATGGCGGACTGGGGCAGTTGAATTCTGTTGAGAAAGCATTCGCAGAATTCTGGAAGGAAGAAGAACCTGCTCCGGCATTATCTTCAATCGCCAAAGGTCCGACAAGAAAAGCAGGGGAGCTTGATGATAGAATTTTCAGACCGGGGCGTAAAAATCACCTGCCGCTCAAACCGGGCAGCCCTGAATTGTTATACCTGCAACAGATTCGTGATGAAGCTCATAGATTTGTAATCGGGCGTCAACGCAAAAGTCGTAAAAAGAAAACATTGAACAGTGAACTATTATCCATGCCGGGAATCGGTCCTAAAACTGCGCGCTTACTCTGGGATAATTTTAATTCGGTTGAAGATATGAAGAAAGCCTCAACAGAGGAGCTTTCCGCTATTGAGGGTATAGGACAAAAGAAGGCTGAGCAAATTTATCATGCCTTTCAGAGCCTGTGA
- a CDS encoding outer membrane homotrimeric porin: MKRLVVLAITAAFVLGMIGSAFAGVDLEATGKFQFQADFTQNPNFKDADQNSDDHDSLNFWFRARTQFRMIANENLWAVLYTEYKARIGSEGADTLGGGGTDSRTLKVKQAYLGFRYPGTEVYTQAGIFDLNMPQAAGNNNMIIGDYHTGAIAVEAPITDAVKLTVGFARPFDSNSSDTKENLTSSTNMDDEMDLFFATVPVTIDGFKATPWFAYAMIGQDTFDDTRTSAKKGVSSLAGMTGPDATYFTDDVTAWWLGGAFEVTMFDPIIFKADVFYGSVDADQSQNDREGWGFDGSVAYTGLDFVKPKFVFTYTSGEDDDKDNGSERLPVLHSDFGFGSYYQVGSAFTGDTDGLQGDQNGYWTIGLCFDDISFIEKLTHSVNFLYYQGTNDADLIKKNPGGLTNIDSDGSFLTDEDHLFEVDINTNYQIYDELAAIVEFSYINADFDQDTWKNYGATPRNGDSDAYKFAVGLIYNF; the protein is encoded by the coding sequence ATGAAACGTTTGGTAGTACTTGCCATCACCGCAGCATTCGTGCTCGGCATGATCGGCTCCGCATTTGCCGGCGTTGACCTGGAAGCAACTGGTAAATTCCAGTTCCAGGCCGACTTCACTCAGAATCCTAACTTTAAAGACGCTGACCAGAATAGCGACGACCATGACAGTCTGAACTTCTGGTTCCGCGCACGTACACAGTTCCGCATGATTGCCAATGAAAACTTGTGGGCAGTTCTGTACACTGAATACAAAGCAAGAATCGGCTCAGAAGGTGCTGACACCCTCGGAGGTGGCGGAACCGATAGCCGTACTCTTAAAGTTAAACAGGCTTACTTGGGCTTCCGTTACCCCGGTACTGAAGTATACACTCAGGCTGGTATCTTCGACCTGAACATGCCTCAGGCTGCTGGTAACAACAACATGATCATTGGTGACTATCACACTGGTGCTATCGCTGTTGAAGCTCCTATCACTGACGCAGTTAAACTGACTGTTGGTTTTGCTCGTCCTTTCGACTCCAACTCAAGTGACACTAAAGAAAATTTGACTTCATCTACCAACATGGACGATGAAATGGATCTTTTCTTTGCAACCGTTCCTGTTACCATTGATGGTTTCAAGGCAACTCCATGGTTTGCATACGCTATGATCGGTCAGGACACATTTGATGACACTAGAACTTCAGCCAAAAAGGGTGTTAGCTCTCTTGCAGGTATGACAGGTCCCGATGCTACATACTTCACCGATGATGTTACCGCATGGTGGCTCGGTGGTGCTTTCGAAGTAACCATGTTCGACCCGATCATCTTTAAAGCTGACGTTTTCTACGGTTCCGTAGATGCCGATCAGAGCCAAAATGATCGTGAAGGCTGGGGCTTTGATGGTTCTGTTGCTTACACCGGTCTTGATTTCGTAAAACCCAAATTCGTATTCACCTACACCTCTGGTGAAGATGATGACAAAGATAACGGTTCTGAACGTCTTCCCGTTCTCCACAGTGACTTCGGTTTCGGTTCCTACTACCAGGTTGGTTCCGCTTTCACCGGCGACACTGATGGTCTCCAGGGCGACCAGAATGGTTACTGGACAATCGGTCTCTGCTTTGACGATATCTCTTTCATCGAAAAACTGACCCACTCCGTAAACTTCTTGTACTACCAGGGTACCAACGATGCTGACCTCATCAAAAAGAACCCCGGTGGTCTTACTAACATCGACAGTGACGGTTCCTTCCTGACTGACGAAGATCATCTGTTTGAAGTTGACATCAACACCAACTACCAGATCTATGACGAACTGGCAGCTATCGTTGAATTCAGCTACATCAATGCAGACTTCGATCAGGATACTTGGAAAAATTACGGAGCAACTCCTCGTAACGGTGACTCCGACGCTTACAAGTTCGCTGTTGGCCTCATCTACAACTTCTAA
- the hisD gene encoding histidinol dehydrogenase has product MACKEIFYSGSEDWPEIKDWLDLRKNPESKVDDIVREILANVRKNGDSALIEYTRKFDCPDFNESMMRVSLDQMSMAFAEVKNEDLEIIEESIRNVRDFHRRQVEESWMTTKEDGTILGQIVRPVDRVGLYVPGGQGGETPLISSMIMNAVPAQVAGVKEIAVISPPRKDGTLNPYIIATAKELGINEVYVSGSAWAIAALAYGTETIKPCDVIAGPGNVFVATAKSQLVGEVGIDMIAGPSEIAIIADSSANPIWTAADMLSQAEHDPLASSILITDNEALAEKVTEELSLQASRLPRGEIALKSLAAWGAIVTVNSMNAAIDLVNRIAPEHLELSVSDPWSILGRISHAGAIFMGHHCPEPVGDYFAGPNHVLPTVGTARFSSALSVETFCKKSSLIYTDKNYVTRHGAKIARMARLEGLEAHARSIESRYK; this is encoded by the coding sequence ATGGCCTGTAAAGAAATTTTTTATTCCGGTTCCGAAGACTGGCCTGAAATTAAAGACTGGCTTGACCTGAGAAAAAACCCTGAAAGCAAAGTTGACGATATCGTCCGCGAAATTCTGGCTAATGTCCGTAAAAACGGAGACAGTGCGCTGATCGAATATACTAGAAAATTCGACTGCCCGGATTTCAACGAATCTATGATGCGAGTCAGTCTGGATCAGATGTCCATGGCCTTTGCCGAAGTTAAAAATGAAGATCTCGAAATAATCGAAGAGTCCATAAGAAATGTTCGCGACTTCCATCGCAGGCAGGTTGAAGAATCATGGATGACCACTAAGGAAGACGGTACTATTCTGGGACAGATAGTTCGCCCGGTTGATAGAGTTGGACTTTATGTTCCTGGTGGTCAGGGCGGAGAAACACCCCTTATTTCCAGCATGATAATGAATGCTGTTCCGGCTCAGGTTGCCGGAGTAAAAGAAATTGCCGTAATCTCACCTCCGAGAAAAGATGGAACTCTCAATCCATATATTATTGCTACAGCTAAAGAACTCGGTATAAACGAAGTCTACGTTTCCGGCAGTGCATGGGCCATCGCTGCTCTTGCCTACGGAACAGAAACTATAAAGCCGTGCGATGTCATAGCCGGACCGGGTAATGTTTTTGTAGCAACTGCTAAAAGCCAGCTGGTTGGTGAAGTAGGAATTGATATGATTGCCGGACCAAGTGAAATTGCAATCATTGCTGATTCTTCAGCCAATCCGATCTGGACTGCTGCGGATATGCTTTCACAGGCCGAACATGATCCTCTTGCTTCTTCAATTCTCATTACCGACAATGAAGCCCTTGCTGAAAAAGTAACCGAAGAGCTTTCATTACAGGCATCAAGACTCCCAAGAGGTGAAATAGCACTCAAATCCCTTGCCGCATGGGGAGCTATTGTAACTGTGAACAGTATGAATGCCGCAATTGATCTGGTTAACCGCATAGCTCCTGAACATCTGGAACTTTCGGTTAGCGATCCATGGTCCATTCTGGGTAGAATCTCCCACGCTGGTGCAATATTTATGGGACATCACTGTCCTGAACCGGTCGGCGACTACTTTGCAGGACCAAACCATGTTCTGCCCACTGTCGGCACAGCCAGATTTTCTTCCGCTCTTTCCGTGGAAACTTTCTGCAAAAAATCAAGTCTGATTTATACAGACAAAAATTATGTCACGCGCCACGGAGCAAAAATAGCCCGCATGGCACGTCTGGAAGGGCTTGAAGCTCACGCCCGCTCAATTGAATCACGCTACAAATAA
- a CDS encoding phosphoribosylaminoimidazolesuccinocarboxamide synthase → MSQSAVTETDIKELKLLSRGKVRDIYEIDADKLLIITTDRISAYDVIMPNPIDDKGKILNQITLFWMDKIKDIIPNHTISSKVEEYPEVLHKYKDQLEGRSVIVRKAKPLPIECIVRGYITGSGWKDYLKTGKVSGHNLPEGLKESEMLAEPLFTPSTKADLGEHDENITVEKAMEMLGDDLLEKVQNTTLSIYKRARDYARERGIIIADTKFEFGLVDGELIIIDEVLTPDSSRFWPMEGYEAGKSQPSFDKQFLRDWLTDIKFNKMPPAPEIPEEIQTKTRNKYLEAYKLLTGSDLEA, encoded by the coding sequence ATGTCACAATCAGCTGTAACTGAAACGGATATCAAGGAGCTCAAGCTTCTTTCACGTGGTAAAGTTCGCGATATTTATGAAATTGATGCTGACAAACTGTTGATAATAACAACTGACAGAATCTCCGCATACGATGTCATCATGCCCAATCCCATTGATGACAAGGGTAAAATCCTGAACCAGATCACTCTGTTCTGGATGGATAAAATAAAAGATATCATCCCCAACCACACAATATCTTCCAAGGTTGAGGAATATCCTGAAGTTCTGCACAAATACAAAGATCAGCTTGAAGGTAGAAGCGTAATAGTCCGCAAAGCAAAACCACTGCCCATCGAATGTATTGTTCGCGGCTACATCACCGGTTCAGGCTGGAAAGATTATCTTAAAACAGGCAAAGTAAGCGGGCACAACCTTCCTGAAGGTCTTAAAGAATCCGAAATGCTTGCTGAGCCGCTTTTTACTCCATCAACTAAAGCCGACCTCGGTGAACATGATGAAAACATCACCGTGGAAAAGGCTATGGAAATGCTTGGTGATGATCTGCTTGAAAAGGTACAGAATACTACCCTTTCTATCTATAAACGCGCTCGTGACTATGCCCGTGAACGAGGAATTATCATTGCTGATACAAAATTCGAATTCGGTCTGGTCGACGGTGAGCTAATCATCATTGATGAAGTTTTAACTCCTGATTCTTCTCGCTTCTGGCCTATGGAAGGCTATGAAGCAGGCAAGTCCCAGCCAAGTTTTGACAAACAGTTCCTGCGTGACTGGCTGACGGATATAAAATTTAATAAAATGCCCCCGGCTCCTGAAATTCCGGAAGAAATTCAGACCAAAACCAGAAACAAATATCTGGAAGCATATAAACTTCTTACAGGATCAGATCTGGAAGCATAA